Within the Plasmodium coatneyi strain Hackeri chromosome 6, complete sequence genome, the region agataggtggtaggtgtaaggaaggttgttaggcgAAGtttagaaggaaagaaggaataaaaggaaagaaggaataaacgGAAAGAAgtatagaaggaaagaaggaatgaaaagaaaaaaagaaagaatgaaaagaaaaaaagaaggaatgaaaagaatataaaaagaagaaggaaagcagGAAGTaatagaaagaaagaaaagaaagaaaacattACTCTAGAATCATCtatccttattttttctctggatTCAGATGAGGACGGggaagatgaggaagaagaagaagaagaaaaagaaaaagaagaggaagaggaggaaaatgatgaagagaaggaagaaaacagcGATCCAagtaagggggaaaaaattcgaGCATTTCAATAGTTGCTCAACAATTGTACTCCCACCAGGGGTGCATCCCCTCATGTCTACCCCTTGGTGTGAGCACACATCACTTTAGATtcatcatattttatttccataaTAGGTCCTGAGatcacattaaaaaaaaaaaaaaaaaatcttcccttccataCTCCTTGTACTTACTCCTCACAATTGCAGGAAAAGAAGCTGAAcccgaaaaagaaaaatcagcTGATGCTGGAGCTGAACTAGGTGCTGGGGGTGCCAGTCATGGCACCCCACCCGCTGCCCGACTTATTCACAAGATTGACCTCCCTACCTcataccttcctttaattcctTCGGTGACTGGTATCCTTGTTATGAGTTATttactttggaaggtaacaaaaaaagaaaaaaaaaaaagaaaaaacaaaaaagaacaaagaagaaaaatgaaataagtatatttttttgaaaaaaaaaataagaaaaaaagagaaaaaaaaagaaaaaaagagaaaaaaaagaaaaaaagaaaaaaaaaaaaaaaaaggaaaaaaaaaaaagaaagagtgAATAAATGTGTGAATGATTAAGgggtataggatttcgcattttagggtgtatgtaggatttcatatttagggatgtgtgtaggatttcacaatttaggggtgtgtatgtgtaggattttgcattttaggggtgtgtatgtgtaggattaaGCATGTAGTAATTTGGgacttcacattttaggggtatttgtgtaggatttcgcattttaggttgtgtgtatgtaggatttcacattttaggttGTGTTTGTGTAGCATTTTGCATTTAAGGGATGTGcttatgtaggatttcgcatttaggggatgtgtgtgtacaggATTTCAGACTTGGGTTTGAAGTAGCAGTTATTGTTCTAGGAACAAACATTTCACccctctaaaaaaaaaaatttcaccgctttttttttttgttttattgtAGTATTTTGCAATGCTtcgtaaaaatagaaaacgttacagaagaggaaCTCAAATACGTGGTCCAACATTGCAGGATcagattgttgaccatgtagacgaccaggcagatggctcacatgaatataccttagtaaggGAACGCAAAtctcgttctacgcctataaaaaggaagaaaaaacggggCGTTGATCGCCGTGTTGGTCggcgcatgattattgatattcatttagaagtcttaaacgaatgtcaaaaaggggatctgcattcgacgaaagAAGACTTCTTtcaaattttggttcaagaattcatGGGATTAGAATTtatgaaagaggaaaatgttcctaaggaaggctTTCTTACtcaggaaaatttttttaagaaagaggttccaagttcagattccgggtttagggaggaagactttgttccaaaggaatgtgtttctaaggaacaggttccaagttcagggttccgggtttagggaaaaagaatttatttATAAGGGAGGATTCGTTTCTAAGGAAtatcttcctaaggaagaggttccaagttcagattccgggtttagggaagaagactttgttccagAAGGAAGGTATTTCGAAGGAAGGAGTtgctaaggaacaggttccaatgttcagattccgggttttagggtgtagtataaattttcttccttttttatcttttcttttgtattGGATTAATGTGTTTGCACGTTCaggtgtaattaatatagagcggaagaaaaaaaattttcttaccCACTTTATTGTAATTTGTTCGgtgaatttcttctttattgatgatttaaaaaatgcctaTTCATTcagttataaaattttttgacttcataaattttttttttgttttttcaaaatacatgaatatttctttgaaGAGAGGTcagcaccttcctttttttttttttttttgttctcttttcGCTGCATGAGGAGTATTCGTTCCTCATACGATTGctcatacatacaaatgtgatcgaagaaaagaaaataaaaaagaatgcaaacggaaaaaagaaatatcaaCCTGCTTCTTACATTGTATGAATTCTGTGCGCACTTATTTATGTTagtccccttccttcctccgaaGGGATGGGggcaggaaggaaacattgcGCTCTTCCCCTATCTTCCCCTTGTGGGTGTTATATTACAATAGTGTTATACGCGACCGTAACTTATATTGCTCCGGTGACCTGCAGTATTATTTGTCCTTGTTGTTCCTCTGGATTGTCTTGTGTTCGCCATAGAGCGTACTGTAGAACTTTCTCCTGATAAATCACCTATTGTGGAACCTTCTGTCGCTCAATCATATGTTGAACTGTCTTCTGTGAGTTTATCAAAGGTGCTCCGTTCGGTAgacctttttcctcttcttcttccattggaattgttaccaaaccaaTGAGACCATGGactatactgaagggaaggaagattgttagatGTTGTTAgcgtggaaggttgttagaatgAATTTTCTTAGGTgctaggtggaaggtgggttgttaggggtggtggtaggtggtggGTGGAAGTGTGCAGAAGTGTtagaggtgaaaaaaaaaaggttacttcctttaaggagaaaaaaaaaaaaaaaaaattcaagggaggaaggtgtgtAGGGGGATACTtttcttaggggtggtgaGTGTGTCGAGCGTAGAATGAAGATACTTCCTAAGGGAAGatagattgttaggggtagaagcaaggttgttaagggtggtagaataaagtttgttaggggtggtaggtggaaagaaggttgttagggtggtggtatgtcggttgttagggtggtggtacgtcggttgttagggtggttggtggtaggtgggttgttatgtggtacggtggtaggtggagcaaaagttgttaggtgggtggtagggtgtaaggaaggttgtgttaggggtgttagaatggaaggaaggttgtgttaggggtggtaggtggaaggttattagggtGCTGGtaggaacgttgttaggggtggtagaatggaaggttgttagcatggtggtaggtggaaggatggttggGTTAGGTGTGgttggtagaaggaaggttgttaggggtggtaggaggaaggaactggtgttaggtggttggtggtagctGGTTTGTTTGGAGGTTCGGTagtaggtggttggtggtagctgggttgttaggtggttcggtggtaggtgggtggtgttacgggtggttggtgggttgatAGGTGGTAgcgtggtaggtgggttgatAGGTGGTAgcgtggtaggtgggttgttaggtggatagttggtagaaggaaggttcttaggttggttgttaggtgggttgttagggtgctTGGTAGAAGaatgattgttaggggtggtgataggtggaacgaaggttgttaggggaggtggtaggtggaacgaaggttgtgttaggtgtggtagaatgatgatGTTAGGGTTTGTAGAATgaagttgttaggggtggtagggtgatgttgttaggggtggtagaacgatgttgttaggggtggtggaacgatgttgttaggagtgCTAGAGTGATGTTGTTAGAGATAGTAGAGTGATGTTGTTAAAGATGGTAGAGTGATGTTGTTAGAGAtagtagaatgatgttgttagagATGGTAGAGTGATGTTGTTAGAGATGGTAGAGTGATGTTGTTAGAGATGGTAGAGTGATGTTATTAggcgtggtaggtgggtcgaaggtggaaggaaaattgctTAGACCATTGTGCAGTAGGGTGCATCTTAGgggattgttagggtggaagaaagtTCTCTTAgtttaaaaagagaaaaagaaaaaaataaaaagaaggaaagaaagcggataaaaaaagaataaaagaacaaaggaaggaagaaaagtgaGGGTTGAGCGTATTAGATTAATGGTTCATGTTGTGGGAATAGGGTTAAGGGTATGGgagtagggttcagggtgtggGAAGAAGGTTCTTTTCTAGGTTAAGAAataacaatatggcctgatACTTAGTTTCTTAGGGGGAATATTGTTtttgttaaggaaaaaaagaaaaaacaaagaaaaacaaagaaaaaaaaagagaagaaaaagaaaaagaaggataaaaaaagaaaaagtgaggGAAGCATGTAAAATTcataaggaaggagagaagggaaggttgtatgCAAGAATTGTTTTTGCTTTAGGTATTTTTTTAGAGAATAAGAGAatcaaatgaaagaaaaggaggaataatttttgagaaggaagaaagaaagaagataaaaagaaaaaaggaagaaagaaaaaaagaaaaagaaaaagaaaagaatgaaaaaaaatgagaattcAGTGTATGGGAGTAGGGTTAAGGATATGAGAATAAGGCTCAGGTTGTAGAGgtggggttcagggtgtggGGGTAAGGTTCTTTTCTAGGTTATttgaacaacaatatggcctgccACTTAGCTCCatagggggggaaggtgaagaaagataaggaagataccatgaaaggaaggaaggaggaagaaaggaggaaggaaagaaagcaaGGTTAGGTAGAGGGAATGGAAGAGAAGTCGTATGgggtattagagtgaaggttCAAGGTATGGAagtagggttaagggtattagagtgTGTGTTCAGGGTGTGAtattagggttcaggttttgaGAGTTGGTTTCCAGGTAATAGAATTAAGGTTCCGGAATTAGAGTAAGGATTCAGGTTATTGAAgtaggttttagggtattagaatgaagggttcagggtgtcAGAGTAGGGTTGAGGGTATTAAAGTGTGTTTTGGGTGTGAAAGTAGGGTACAGGTTGTTAGAGTGAGAGTTCAGGGTGTATAGGTGTAGATTATGGGGTGTGAGAATATAATTCAGGGTATGAGATGAGGACTGAGGTTGTAGGAataggtttcagggtatgGAAGTGATGTTTGAGAGTATGAAAGTAGGGTTGAGTGTGTATGAATAAGATTCTTTTCTAGGTTTTGGAGCAATAAAATGATATATTGTTCAAAAggttaggggtgtatgtgcaCTCAGTGCTGTAGCGTGCATAcctataaaaaagaaaaggtaggaaaaaaaaggagaacgaagaataaaaataagagaataaaggaatggaaaagaaaggaaaaaaatatatactggggagatgaaggaagaagggtatCTTATTCTTTaccttttctgttttttaagAAAACAATGCAGTGtatgtaaggaaaggaactgAGATTGTACGGCATAACTGAAGAACAATGCTCTATGAACATTGGGTCTTCAACCTAATAGTGCTAGTAATATTGGGAGTATTACGAATGTAAGGAGTGGAGGTAACCGATAGGGTCAGCAATCGGGCTTATCAAGAGGGGTCATCCCCCAATCAATATCCAAAAAATAGTGGGGAGACAACATGGTAGGACCAGGGTCACCAGTGGCGAATGCTGCCGCCATACGGAAGCACAAATTTTTCACCACattattaacaaaatggatcATGGAAAAAGGCATAGACAACGAAGTGGACAAATTTGAGGTAAATAAACTCTTTAAATGTGTGAGGGTAGTAgtagaataataatataggaaaaaatatatatataatggaagCAAGAGTTTACTATGTGGAGTATCAGGAAGGAATGTGGTaaaaaggatggaaggaaggaggatctaatgaaggaagggtgtctaaggaagggaaagaacggtctaaagaaagaagaaaggaagcgTCTAAGTAGGAGGGAGGAGAaaggggggtctaaggaagggaatggtgaaaaggaaggaggatctaaggagtaagaaggaaggggtctaaaaaggaggaagcatgtgtctaagggaggagggaaggggtcagagtaaggaaggagatctaaataggaggaaggaagtaaagggAAGGGGTCTGACTAAGGAAGGAGATCTACGTAGGAGGAAgcaaggagggtctaaggaggaggaagaaaggtggtctaaggaaggaaaggtatcctaggggtggtaggtgggttgttagggtggtagatggaaggaaggtttttaggtggttggtggtaggttgatagttaggtggtaggaaggttgttaggaggtGTGTTAGgcggtggaaggaaggttgttagatattggtagggtggaaggaagtgttgttaggtgggtggtaggtgggttgttaggtggtgggctagtaggtgggtggtagatgggtggTTAGGTGCGTAGGCGGAagggagggttgttagggttggtggtagggtggtagatgtaaaggaaggttgttaggattGTTAGGATTATTAGGTgcgtaggtggaagggaggttgttttaggggtggtaggtgggaggaaggaggaaataaggtggttaggaaagaaaaaatttatggcacacacatatatatatatgtatatggtAATTAATTTTATAGGGAACTATATGGGAAGACCTGAGGAAAGTGGTCTACGACATGATGAATAATATACAGGACGATGGGAAAAATGATCAAGGACACTGTTCCGAGGTTGGCGATGGCTGGGAAAAGGAGTTATGTAAACTATTAATAAGGATATTTCTTTGGATGGATGGATTAGTGCAAAAACATGAACCCGTATATGAAAGCAACGTAAGGTACACCACTTGGGAAAGAAGAGAGAATGAGCGAACACGAGAAAAGGAGGTTCTGCATTCCTATTATAGATGTCTTATAGGTAAAGTGACTATGGTAAAAATGTTAGGGGATCATTGTGACCTGGAAAAAGTATCAACAACCGTTGCAACTCGTAGGGCATTCATGAGACAAAGTGTGGGAAATACGGGGCTTGGGAATACAATATGTAATAAAGTGGATGTCGGAAGTTTAATAATGGGAAAAACATTAATATGGAAGGAGCTTAAGAAATGGATAGATGTTTATCAACGGCCCGGAGATCCACAGAGAGGATTAAATCAagtgaagaaagaagaaagtgctCTGCACCTAAGAAGGAACAACGGTCAGCGGCCAAGTTGCCCATcagggaacaaaaaagggcaaattAACAAAGAAGCACTGAAAAATTTAGGAATAGTAGTAGACCAGGATGGAGAGCTGAAAATATTGGAAGACAATGTAACGTTTGGGAAGAGTGCTCTGGAAGAAGTAGTAAAGAAGGGCCTGGATGCAATGCAAATCGCTAGTGCAGTAGGGAATGACGAACAAAAGGAGCCCCAAGTAGAGAAAACAGTGAGAAAAGCTGTGAGCAAAGCCATTCAGGGAGTTCTATCACCACCAGGTAATAATATATCACACGGTACACCATAACAAACTTCCTACCActaaccacccctaacaaaacTTCCTTCGACCTATCACCACCCCAACAACCtgccttccaccaaccaccaccactaacaacatccttccaccaaccaccaccactaacaacatccttccaccaaccacccacctaacactcattccttccaccctaccacctaacaaccttccttccactccctaacaatgttccttccttacagcCACTATTAAAGAATggttcacacatttttctAAGAATGTGTCTCCTGATGATGCTGATGATTGGAAGGAATTCCAGGCCGCAAAGACACTATGCGAGGAAGGTATCAATAAATACGATTATGATGCAAATATGTATAAGGATTTCTGTGAAGTTATGGTTAGGAATATTCTATTAGTAACAAACCCAAAAAATCaatatgaaaaggaagagggacAAACAACATGTAAAAGAACCGTAAGCAACATCCCTCTGTGCGATTTATTAAAAGCATGGAcatattttatgcatttGTTCTGTGCTCCTAAAGAAGTTATAGATTACGCCTTTAACTGGGTGAAACAGGTAAGGGAAGCATTTCGAGTAAGTCAGAACTATGCGGAATGTACTTATAATGGTCCACCTAATATTCCTTACGAAGACGGAAGTGATTTGTCACCTGAAGATCGCAACTTATTGCTCACAAATATGTTGTTTTATAATACAATGAGAGAAGTAACTAGCAAGGAATGGTGTGTCAATAGGGATAAATGGAAACAAAGGAGAGAGGCGCTTGAAACTCAAGCCAGTGCAGGGGCTGGGGAAGGAATGCCTGCTCGAGTGATCTCCACTAATGACGAATCAAATAACGCGCATAAACTTGTTAAGCAAATTAACGAagcattaaaaaaggaacaagcaTTAAAACAGAAGgcagatgaagaaggagctgaagacgacgaagaagaggaggaagaagcgcAAGAGGAAGAGACACAAACGTCAGGAGACGTACAACACAACTTAAGAGAAATCATAGAAGAAGAACCAGCTGCTCCAGCTCCtccagaagaacaaattcCAGCTGAGGATACAGGAGCAGAGGATGATAATAGCCAGAAGTATAGTCCTGCTGCAACTGTTCCAGTTGCTCCTGCTGAACGAGGTAGTGGTCGGGATGGGTCAATTCCAGTAAGACCTGTTCCTGCCCCAGTTGTTAGCAAGATTGACAACCTTCCTGatctccttaccccatatgttcctaccattcctctATTCATTGTTCTTTCTGCTATAAGTTATCTcgtttggaaggtaaaagaaaaaaaaaaaaaagaaaagaatgaataattagaatagaaagaataaaaaaaaaaaaaaagaaatataaagaaaaaaaaaataataaataaataatattagaagaaaagaagaaggaaaaaaaaagaaaaaaagaaagaaaaaaataaataaaggtgaatgaatcaatGGGGggatgtgtaggatttcgcattttaggggtgtgtgtttgtaggatttcgcattttacgGTGTGCGCATGTGTAtgggatttcgcattttagggatgtgtatgtgtaagatttcgcatttttggGTGTGCGTGTGTAGGTTTTCATATTTAGGAGGGGTGGATCTATGATTTCACTTTTTAGGGTGTTTGAAGTAATAATTACTGTTTCgtgtgaacaaacatttcaaCTCCCTATTAGAGaaagatttttttctcttttttttttttgttttttgttcagtactttggaatgcttcgtaaagcaagaaaacgttacagaagagcttatCAAATACATGGACCTCCATCCttagaagaacaaattatggaCCATGGTATGGACCAATCTGGTCCACATGGATATACTTTAGTAAAGCAGCGAAATCCAAGATCAACaccaaggggaaggaggaaaaaacgtgctGTTGGTCGTCGCCGTGCTGGTCGTCGTGGcgtacgtcgccgcatgattattgatattcatttagaagtcttagacgaatgtgacaaaggggacctgcattcgaagaaggaggaattttttgaaattcttgttcaagaatttatggatCCTAAGtttatgaaagaagaaaatgtccaTAATGAACAAGTTCCTATGGAAGACgctcctaaggaacaggttctaTGTTCCGATTCCTCgtttagggttgatgttcctaagtaacaggttccaagttcaggttgcgggtttagggaggaagactttgtttctaaggaagatgtttttaaggaacaggttccaagttaagattccgggtttcagggaaggaagactttattcctaaggaaggtgttcctacgGAACAGGTTCcttgttcagattccgggtttagggggaaagactttattcctaaggaagatattcctaaggaaaatgttcttaaggaagatgttcctagggaaggagttcttaaggaagatgtttgtatggttgatgttcctaaggaacaaggTCAATGTTTATATtccaggtttagggtgtagcataaatatttttctttttttttttttttgtgttttgtgtattaatttgtttacatgtgcatgtgtaattaatataggtggagaaaattttttttttgccgtttACGAATGTgttgataaatttttttgtagaagattaaatatgttaaatttttttttgttacaaaagtttttatctttgtaatttttttaatcttaataatttttttgagaagcgtaggcaccttttttttgttccgcTCCTCCTTTGGGAATACCTTCCCTTCATGCAGAGTTattcatacacacacaaatgtaggaaggaaaaaaatggtatatgaagaaaagaaggaaaaaaggaaggaaagaaggaaggaggaaaaaaagagggaaggaggaaaaaagaaggaaggaatatctaaggaaggaagaaagaaagagaaaaaaaagaaaaagaaatggaggaaagaagaattgtcattttgcttctttccttacactgtatatataaactgtgtgcGTTAATTTATGCTTCCTCCAGAGGAGTGGGGTAGGGATATTACATTCAATTTCAGATATTACATTACACACGATGTGTTACATCATATACGATATGAtgttacatgttctgataacctaccatccGGCGACCTCCCcctgtattattatttcttctttccccttctttggTAGACGGTCTTGTGTATGTGGAAGCAGAGGAACGTACTGTGGAATGTTCCGTTGGACCTATCGTTGAGCTGTCGTCCGTTAAACCGTATGTTGAGCTGTtttctgtgagtgtatcaAAGGTGCTCCGCTTGGTagatatttttcctcttcttcttccattcgAATTGTTACCGAACAAGGAAGACCATGGAGTATACTGATGGAAGAGTGGAAGGGATGtataggggtggaaggaaggttgttagggtgctgataggtgcaaggaaggttgttatggtggtagctggaagattgttaggggttgaaggaaggttattagagTGGAAAGagggaagtttgttaggggtggaaggaaggagggtctaaggagaatgaagggatctaaggaggaggaggaagcaaggggtctaaggaaggaggtccgAGGattgaagggaagaaggggttgaaggaaggaaggttgttagctGGTTGGTGGAATGAAAGGAGGGtgtaaggaggaggaaagaagggaaggggaatgaATGAAGTggtgtggaaggagggggtctaaggaggatgaaggaaaggaaggagggaaaagagacctaaggagggaagtttatatattaatagtattgttaaaattttcaattttagcTATAATTTTACCttgtataaaaagaataaggcTGCGGGTAATTCTATTACTGCTAAAgtaccaaaagcagaagaaagagatGTAGCAGCACTCGCTTTACTTTCAGCTTCTTTTAATTGGAAGAgtgttgtttgtttttcttgttGTGCTGCCTGTTTTGCCAGTTCTATTTTTTGTTGTACGATCTCCCGTTCGGCCTCTAATTTCTGCTTTACGGAGGTATGTTGCGAACTTTCCCCTAGGGTAGCTGCTTCTGTACAATACAATTTTAATGCTTCCGCTACATTACAATGTACCTTATACTTGGTATTAAAGTCGTTACAATAGGAATCACTTATGTGTTCCTTACCTTTGCAATCTTCTCTTAAGGTAATACATGCGGAGGAAATTTTGTTCACGTAAGGGGACAACTGGTCTTTACAGTTTAGCCCATTCTGTAGTAACTGCttgtttattttctcatGCTCGTAgaaataatcgaatattgttttcatttGGGGGAGAAGCTTTTTATTAACATCGCTGTATTGAATTCTACATTCCTCATCATGATTACCTCCCATCAGCGTAGTGTGAATTTCCCTCAAGAGGTCTGAAAATTTATGATTCTTTAAGTCGTTCCAGTAtttatctcctaaccaataatagaagaaccAGCAAGGTGTATTATCATTGGACTGTTCTCGTTTTTTCTTGCATGCGGAGCAATAAGCTCCCATGATCTTTTTCTCCTGACCACGGAGTCCAGGGTACCCATTCAGTTTTCCCCTTAATGTTTCCCCTAACTGTTCAGAGGTGGTACCTTTGCTACTACAGTTGTCTATATTAACATTATCAAAGGTCTCATAGAATTGACTATATGAAGTTAGACTCCTTAAAAATTGATCCTGTACGTACGGAATTGAGCAGAAgaaagtggaatatatatatatata harbors:
- a CDS encoding SICA antigen; its protein translation is MNNIQDDGKNDQGHCSEVGDGWEKELCKLLIRIFLWMDGLVQKHEPVYESNVRYTTWERRENERTREKEVLHSYYRCLIGKVTMVKMLGDHCDLEKVSTTVATRRAFMRQSVGNTGLGNTICNKVDVGSLIMGKTLIWKELKKWIDVYQRPGDPQRGLNQVKKEESALHLRRNNGQRPSCPSGNKKGQINKEALKNLGIVVDQDGELKILEDNVTFGKSALEEVVKKGLDAMQIASAVGNDEQKEPQVEKTVRKAVSKAIQGVLSPPATIKEWFTHFSKNVSPDDADDWKEFQAAKTLCEEGINKYDYDANMYKDFCEVMVRNILLVTNPKNQYEKEEGQTTCKRTVSNIPLCDLLKAWTYFMHLFCAPKEVIDYAFNWVKQVREAFRVSQNYAECTYNGPPNIPYEDGSDLSPEDRNLLLTNMLFYNTMREVTSKEWCVNRDKWKQRREALETQASAGAGEGMPARVISTNDESNNAHKLVKQINEALKKEQALKQKADEEGAEDDEEEEEEAQEEETQTSGDVQHNLREIIEEEPAAPAPPEEQIPAEDTGAEDDNSQKYSPAATVPVAPAERGSGRDGSIPYFGMLRKARKRYRRAYQIHGPPSLEEQIMDHGMDQSGPHGYTLVKQRNPRSTPRGRRKKRAVGRRRAGRRGVRRRMIIDIHLEVLDECDKGDLHSKKEEFFEILVQEFMDPKFMKEENVHNEQVPMEDAPKEQVLCSDSSFRVDVPK
- a CDS encoding SICA antigen encodes the protein MLRKNRKRYRRGTQIRGPTLQDQIVDHVDDQADGSHEYTLVRERKSRSTPIKRKKKRGVDRRVGRRMIIDIHLEVLNECQKGDLHSTKEDFFQILVQEFMGLEFMKEENVPKEGFLTQENFFKKEVPSSDSGFREEDFVPKECVSKEQGSGFREKEFIYKGGFVSKEYLPKEEVPSSDSGFREEDFVPEGRYFEGRSC
- a CDS encoding KIR protein, producing the protein MADEDQFLRSLTSYSQFYETFDNVNIDNCSSKGTTSEQLGETLRGKLNGYPGLRGQEKKIMGAYCSACKKKREQSNDNTPCWFFYYWLGDKYWNDLKNHKFSDLLREIHTTLMGGNHDEECRIQYSDVNKKLLPQMKTIFDYFYEHEKINKQLLQNGLNCKDQLSPYVNKISSACITLREDCKGKEHISDSYCNDFNTKYKVHCNVAEALKLYCTEAATLGESSQHTSVKQKLEAEREIVQQKIELAKQAAQQEKQTTLFQLKEAESKASAATSLSSAFGTLAVIELPAALFFLYKVKL